In Schizosaccharomyces osmophilus chromosome 1, complete sequence, the genomic window ACCCGAACCGTTAGGTCCTACAATACCAATTCTAGAATCCATCTGTACGTCAATGTCAACATTCCTAAGCACAGGTCGGCCCGGTACATATTCAAAGAATACATCTGACATTTGTAAAATAGGAGGTGTAATTTTTTCGACAAGAGGAAATTCAAATACAACATCAGCTTCAGTCTGAGGTTTTTCAATCACAGGAAGCTTTTCAAGCTTTTTAATACGACTCTGGGCTTCCGAAGACTTGGCAGCATTGTAACGGAACTTATCAATGAAGGCTTGCAAGTGCTTACGGTAttccatttgtttttcatactCACGCATTAGGTTCTTAGAACGTTCTTCACTAGTAGCATAGAATTGGCTAAAGTTACCCCTGTAATAGTCTAAGCGCTCTGAATGTTGATGGATAATATCAGTAGCAACTTCGTTCAAGAATGAACGATCGTGAGAAACGACAAGTACAATATTCTTGTAGCTTTGGAGATACTCGGACAAAAAGGCAATCGAAGGAACGTCAAGCATGTTTGAAGGTTCATCCAAAAGCAAGAGATCAGGTTGGCAAAACAAAGCACGAGCAAGTGATAAACGCATACGCCAACCACCGGAAAATGTTTTTGTGGCATAGGCTTGCATTTCGGTTGTGAAACCAAGACCAGCCAAGATAGTAGCAGCGCGGGCTTCTGCACCATCAGCATCCATTTCTGccaatttattttgaatatcCATCAAATGAATATCTAAATCATCCCGTTCCCGTTCCAAGCGACGAGGAATGGCTTGATCAGCCTCTTGATCTTTTCCTAATTCTTCTAATTCACGTTCAATGACCGATAATCTTCCAGTAATGCCTTCGTGATCCTTCAATAGGTATTTTCTCCAAACATCAGCGTCTAGAACAGACTGTAAAGCCGAAGTATCGTCACCAGTCATTTCTTGTTCGACGTGAAGAATTGTAATGTGAGTGGGAATGGCAACCTCACGACGAGAAAGAGCACGTAGTAAGGTGGATTTACCAATACCGTTACGACCAGTTAGACCGTAACGTCTTCCTTGAGCTAAGGTCAGCGAGGCACCAGTCAAGATACGCAAACCAGCAAAAGCGAGATCAATGCCATCAACTTTAATGTCCCTAGTCTTTCCTTGGCTAGATGACGACATGTCAAGAGGATTGACCGCCATGTAAAACTCTTCGTAAGATTTTTGTTCGGGTTGAATTAATCTGGAGGATTCATATTCAGCCTTAATACTACGCTTTTCCCATTTAGCACGAATCTTTCTTTCAgccttttctaattttcttctatcaACACGAGACTCTACCTTGCGTCCCTTAACCGAATCTAAGTCAACCTTTTCACCAACTAAACCCATCGTGGACGAAATTTCCGATTGATGATCCATACGGATTGTCTCTTTCAAACGAACCAATTTGTTCGATTGCAACTTATCAAGGTGTTGCTCACGCTCTTCAAATCGCTTCAAAAGCTCGCTTTGAATAGCTTGAACAGCATCTTGCTTCGCACCGGCGTTAAGCAACAAATCGTGAATCAAAGTAATTACGCGCTCAGAGACTTCATCTACATCTTTCAATGCATCATTTGCATATCCAGAACAATAATTTAAAACATGAGAATCAATACCGGAACAGCTTTTCTGAATAACTTGTTCCATTATGATATTGGTTGTAGTGAAGTTCCACCACCGAGTGTACGAGTGGAAAGTTGACTGTTTGTAGAGTGTACTActgaaaaggtttttttttcggaAGATACTGGTCTatcttttatgaattatGAGTAACTTTacggaaagaaaaacaaaaatttctACTCAAGGTAAAGGTCATACTTGGATTTGCCTCACCTTCTTTATTTACCAATACTGTTGTGATATTATCGTTAAAAGTTGTATTTGAGAAAGTTAAGTTCTAGCAGATTCTTTGAAGAGATTTTGAGCTGGGTGAAACGAAACTGAATTGACCTGTCTTCGTTTTCATACGATCACAGACATCGTACAAACGTCGATGGTTTCAAGcatggtaaacaaagcgGGTACAGAAACAGTATCATTTATGTTTGCTAGATAAAAATCCGCCAATTCTGGAAATCGACATCACAGGAACTTCTCaaaattcaacaaaaccTGAATTAAAGTTGGATGAGAAGGGAAAAGATATATAGTCGCAAAGAAGTCAAGAGAAGGATTAGGCTTCTGACTTTGTAGGATAAAGTATC contains:
- the gcn20 gene encoding AAA family ATPase Gcn20, with amino-acid sequence MEQVIQKSCSGIDSHVLNYCSGYANDALKDVDEVSERVITLIHDLLLNAGAKQDAVQAIQSELLKRFEEREQHLDKLQSNKLVRLKETIRMDHQSEISSTMGLVGEKVDLDSVKGRKVESRVDRRKLEKAERKIRAKWEKRSIKAEYESSRLIQPEQKSYEEFYMAVNPLDMSSSSQGKTRDIKVDGIDLAFAGLRILTGASLTLAQGRRYGLTGRNGIGKSTLLRALSRREVAIPTHITILHVEQEMTGDDTSALQSVLDADVWRKYLLKDHEGITGRLSVIERELEELGKDQEADQAIPRRLERERDDLDIHLMDIQNKLAEMDADGAEARAATILAGLGFTTEMQAYATKTFSGGWRMRLSLARALFCQPDLLLLDEPSNMLDVPSIAFLSEYLQSYKNIVLVVSHDRSFLNEVATDIIHQHSERLDYYRGNFSQFYATSEERSKNLMREYEKQMEYRKHLQAFIDKFRYNAAKSSEAQSRIKKLEKLPVIEKPQTEADVVFEFPLVEKITPPILQMSDVFFEYVPGRPVLRNVDIDVQMDSRIGIVGPNGSGKSTVLKLLIEEIQPTSGLVNRNSRLRVAYFAQHHVDTLELNLNALSFLAKHYPGKGEEEYRRHLGAFGVTGPLALRKMVTLSGGQKSRVAFACLGLQNPHILILDEPTNHLDMESMDALIRAVEQFQGGVILVSHDVDFLDKTCKSIWQCDNHVVSKFDGTIAQYKKYCLSQQPTMTAKGQ